In Syngnathus acus chromosome 21, fSynAcu1.2, whole genome shotgun sequence, one genomic interval encodes:
- the LOC119115438 gene encoding serine/threonine-protein kinase Nek5 isoform X4, translating to MDDYEVVRPIGEGGFGKAFLVRTKADGNDPPCVVKMINLAKMSSKEKEAARKEVALLSKMEHPNIVTFIHSFQDRGSLCIVMEYCDGGDLMMKINMQRGVFFTEQQILAWFVQICLGLKHIHDKKILHRDIKSQNIFLSERGVKVKLGDFGIARMLTHTLELARTCVGTPHYLSPEICESRPYNNKTDIWSLGCVLYELCTLKHPFEGNSLSQLVSKICRGRFNPVPARYSYDLRMLVAQLFKVNPRDRPSVSSLLERPFLNKHAQEFRPNSNTSSTNTCKATSDNKTNCKAAVKKLPVKPEWRVCGLAYYPPHRAGHLPQPAAGDTTRDHHQKIGQYQQYFARLDALHRGDVYPPPALHPPLPPSEPCEDYVVPPVEPYQLVAAAREEYLQRRQEANQYKLRAEKQLGLRPSTAESCRPADGSEGHMDSREPQHTPAGKKQDQQVEYLRQLQLIRQQYHQEMKQMRLRAEAEAFVDQPPQQHNTFVLDKEAQPSTTQTEKQEQPVQDVEAALRKIREENRKQRRERKKEHKNQGIMFEIRLDDAKDSSEEEDEETAEEERKLEVDLQNQTVHLQEGEDIKVEGWAKPRRGWSQGPPETLMEALVHIDVDSGATLELQPCEKKEEEEEVARRQWISGPPKTLLHAMAQANLTCSTVDSQGAAPEGMEDQDKDSDVEMDQERLEPRSDDDDTNFEESDDDLREALSDSMRNLFVTEDDTDVETKNLEGTVPLDGGDPGESRT from the exons ATGGACGACTACGAGGTGGTGCGTCCGATCGGAGAGGGTGGTTTCGGAAAGGCCTTTCTCGTGCGAACCAAGGCTGACGGGAATGACCCACCGTGTGTGGTCAAAATGATTAACCTCGCAAAG ATGTCAAGCAAGGAGAAGGAAGCCGCGAGGAAGGAGGTAGCCCTTTTGTCCAAAATGGAACATCCCAACATTGTGACATTCATCCACTCCTTCCAag ACAGGGGCAGCCTGTGTATCGTTATGGAGTACTGCGACGGAGGCGATCTGATGATGAAGATCAACATGCAGAGAGGAGTCTTCTTCACTGAGCAGCAG ATCCTGGCCTGGTTTGTTCAGATCTGCCTGGGCCTCAAGCACATCCATGACAAAAAGATCCTGCATAGAGATATTAAAAGTCAG AACATTTTCCTGAGTGAGCGAGGTGTTAAAGTCAAGCTAGGTGACTTTGGCATCGCAAGGATGTTGACTCA CACTTTGGAGCTAGCCAGAACCTGTGTGGGGACCCCTCACTACCTCTCTCCGGAAATCTGCGAGAGTCGACCCTACAACAATAAAAC GGACATCTGGTCTCTGGGCTGCGTCCTCTATGAACTCTGCACTCTGAAACATCCA TTTGAGGGCAACAGTCTGAGTCAGCTGGTCAGTAAGATCTGCAGGGGGCGCTTTAACCCCGTGCCTGCACGTTACTCCTACGATCTTCGCATGCTCGTGGCGCAACTCTTCAAG GTGAATCCCCGCGACCGTCCCTCCGTCAGCTCTTTGCTGGAGCGTCCTTTCTTGAACAAACACGCTCAG GAGTTTCGTCCAAATAGCAACACATCGAGCACTAACACCTGCAAAGCAACATcag ACAACAAGACAAATTGCAAAGCGGCTGTGAAGAAACTTCCCGTCAAGCCAGAGTGGAGGGTCTGCGGCCTTGCTTATTACCCG CCCCACAGAGCAGGACACCTTCCTCAGCCTGCAGCAGGAGACACCACGCGGGATCACCACCAAAA GATTGGACAGTACCAGCAATATTTTGCCCGGTTGGATGCCCTCCACAGGGGGGACGTTTATCCTCCTCCagctcttcatcctcctcttcctcccagTGAGCCATGTGAAGACTACGTGGTCCCTCCGGTCGAACCTTACCAGCT TGTGGCCGCAGCTCGTGAAGAATACCTTCAAAGGAGACAGGAAGCCAACCAATACAAGCTGAGGGCAGAGAAACAGTTG GGTCTGCGACCCAGTACGGCGGAGAGCTGCAGACCGGCCGACGGATCGGAAGGCCACATGGACTCGCGTGAGCCGCAGCACACACCTGCTGGCAAGAAACAGGACCAACAGGTG gagTACTTGAGGCAGCTGCAGCTCATCCGACAACAATATCATCAGGAGATGAAACAGATGAGATTGAGAGCTGAGGCAgag GCATTTGTTGATCAGCcgccacaacaacacaacacgttTGTGCTGGACAAAGAAGCACAACCTTCCACTACACAAACCGAAAAACAAGAGCAACCAGTGCAG GACGTGGAAGCGGCTTTGAGGAAGATCAGGGAAGAGAACCGAAAACAAAGGAGGGAACGTAAGAAGGAACACAAGAACCAG GGAATCATGTTTGAGATCCGTCTCGACGACGCAAAGGATTCCtcggaggaggaagacgaagaGACAgcagaggaggagagaaaattggaggtggACCTTCAGAATCAGACAGTTCATTTGCAGGAGGGCGAGGACATAAAGGTCGAGGGTTGGGCCAAGCCGAGGAGGGGATGGAGCCAGGGACCACCGGAGACGCTGATGGAGGCTCTGGTCCACATAGACGTGGACTCTGGTGCGACGCTGGAACTTCAACCAT gtgagaagaaggaggaggaagaagaagtcGCTCGTCGGCAGTGGATCTCCGGTCCCCCCAAGACCTTACTGCATGCCATGGCCCAAGCCAATCTCACATGCTCCACTGTGGACTCGCAGGGTGCAG CCCCTGAAGGGATGGAAGACCAGGACAAAGACTCAGATGTCGAGATGGACCAGGAGCGCCTGGAGCCCAGGTCGGACGATGATGACAC GAACTTTGAGGAGTCAGATGATGATCTGAGGGAGGCTCTGTCCGACTCCATGAGGAACCTATTTGTCACAGAGGACGACACAGATGTGGAGACGAAAAATCTTGAAGGAACGGTGCCACTGGATGGTGGTGACCCGGGAGAATCCAGGACATGA
- the LOC119115438 gene encoding serine/threonine-protein kinase Nek5 isoform X6 codes for MDDYEVVRPIGEGGFGKAFLVRTKADGNDPPCVVKMINLAKMSSKEKEAARKEVALLSKMEHPNIVTFIHSFQDRGSLCIVMEYCDGGDLMMKINMQRGVFFTEQQILAWFVQICLGLKHIHDKKILHRDIKSQNIFLSERGVKVKLGDFGIARMLTHTLELARTCVGTPHYLSPEICESRPYNNKTDIWSLGCVLYELCTLKHPFEGNSLSQLVSKICRGRFNPVPARYSYDLRMLVAQLFKVNPRDRPSVSSLLERPFLNKHAQEFRPNSNTSSTNTCKATSDNKTNCKAAVKKLPVKPEWRVCGLAYYPPHRAGHLPQPAAGDTTRDHHQKIGQYQQYFARLDALHRGDVYPPPALHPPLPPSEPCEDYVVPPVEPYQLVAAAREEYLQRRQEANQYKLRAEKQLGLRPSTAESCRPADGSEGHMDSREPQHTPAGKKQDQQEYLRQLQLIRQQYHQEMKQMRLRAEAEPPQQHNTFVLDKEAQPSTTQTEKQEQPVQDVEAALRKIREENRKQRRERKKEHKNQKGIMFEIRLDDAKDSSEEEDEETAEEERKLEVDLQNQTVHLQEGEDIKVEGWAKPRRGWSQGPPETLMEALVHIDVDSGATLELQPCEKKEEEEEVARRQWISGPPKTLLHAMAQANLTCSTVDSQGAAPEGMEDQDKDSDVEMDQERLEPRSDDDDTNFEESDDDLREALSDSMRNLFVTEDDTDVETKNLEGTVPLDGGDPGESRT; via the exons ATGGACGACTACGAGGTGGTGCGTCCGATCGGAGAGGGTGGTTTCGGAAAGGCCTTTCTCGTGCGAACCAAGGCTGACGGGAATGACCCACCGTGTGTGGTCAAAATGATTAACCTCGCAAAG ATGTCAAGCAAGGAGAAGGAAGCCGCGAGGAAGGAGGTAGCCCTTTTGTCCAAAATGGAACATCCCAACATTGTGACATTCATCCACTCCTTCCAag ACAGGGGCAGCCTGTGTATCGTTATGGAGTACTGCGACGGAGGCGATCTGATGATGAAGATCAACATGCAGAGAGGAGTCTTCTTCACTGAGCAGCAG ATCCTGGCCTGGTTTGTTCAGATCTGCCTGGGCCTCAAGCACATCCATGACAAAAAGATCCTGCATAGAGATATTAAAAGTCAG AACATTTTCCTGAGTGAGCGAGGTGTTAAAGTCAAGCTAGGTGACTTTGGCATCGCAAGGATGTTGACTCA CACTTTGGAGCTAGCCAGAACCTGTGTGGGGACCCCTCACTACCTCTCTCCGGAAATCTGCGAGAGTCGACCCTACAACAATAAAAC GGACATCTGGTCTCTGGGCTGCGTCCTCTATGAACTCTGCACTCTGAAACATCCA TTTGAGGGCAACAGTCTGAGTCAGCTGGTCAGTAAGATCTGCAGGGGGCGCTTTAACCCCGTGCCTGCACGTTACTCCTACGATCTTCGCATGCTCGTGGCGCAACTCTTCAAG GTGAATCCCCGCGACCGTCCCTCCGTCAGCTCTTTGCTGGAGCGTCCTTTCTTGAACAAACACGCTCAG GAGTTTCGTCCAAATAGCAACACATCGAGCACTAACACCTGCAAAGCAACATcag ACAACAAGACAAATTGCAAAGCGGCTGTGAAGAAACTTCCCGTCAAGCCAGAGTGGAGGGTCTGCGGCCTTGCTTATTACCCG CCCCACAGAGCAGGACACCTTCCTCAGCCTGCAGCAGGAGACACCACGCGGGATCACCACCAAAA GATTGGACAGTACCAGCAATATTTTGCCCGGTTGGATGCCCTCCACAGGGGGGACGTTTATCCTCCTCCagctcttcatcctcctcttcctcccagTGAGCCATGTGAAGACTACGTGGTCCCTCCGGTCGAACCTTACCAGCT TGTGGCCGCAGCTCGTGAAGAATACCTTCAAAGGAGACAGGAAGCCAACCAATACAAGCTGAGGGCAGAGAAACAGTTG GGTCTGCGACCCAGTACGGCGGAGAGCTGCAGACCGGCCGACGGATCGGAAGGCCACATGGACTCGCGTGAGCCGCAGCACACACCTGCTGGCAAGAAACAGGACCAACAG gagTACTTGAGGCAGCTGCAGCTCATCCGACAACAATATCATCAGGAGATGAAACAGATGAGATTGAGAGCTGAGGCAgag CcgccacaacaacacaacacgttTGTGCTGGACAAAGAAGCACAACCTTCCACTACACAAACCGAAAAACAAGAGCAACCAGTGCAG GACGTGGAAGCGGCTTTGAGGAAGATCAGGGAAGAGAACCGAAAACAAAGGAGGGAACGTAAGAAGGAACACAAGAACCAG AAGGGAATCATGTTTGAGATCCGTCTCGACGACGCAAAGGATTCCtcggaggaggaagacgaagaGACAgcagaggaggagagaaaattggaggtggACCTTCAGAATCAGACAGTTCATTTGCAGGAGGGCGAGGACATAAAGGTCGAGGGTTGGGCCAAGCCGAGGAGGGGATGGAGCCAGGGACCACCGGAGACGCTGATGGAGGCTCTGGTCCACATAGACGTGGACTCTGGTGCGACGCTGGAACTTCAACCAT gtgagaagaaggaggaggaagaagaagtcGCTCGTCGGCAGTGGATCTCCGGTCCCCCCAAGACCTTACTGCATGCCATGGCCCAAGCCAATCTCACATGCTCCACTGTGGACTCGCAGGGTGCAG CCCCTGAAGGGATGGAAGACCAGGACAAAGACTCAGATGTCGAGATGGACCAGGAGCGCCTGGAGCCCAGGTCGGACGATGATGACAC GAACTTTGAGGAGTCAGATGATGATCTGAGGGAGGCTCTGTCCGACTCCATGAGGAACCTATTTGTCACAGAGGACGACACAGATGTGGAGACGAAAAATCTTGAAGGAACGGTGCCACTGGATGGTGGTGACCCGGGAGAATCCAGGACATGA
- the LOC119115438 gene encoding serine/threonine-protein kinase Nek5 isoform X7, whose product MDDYEVVRPIGEGGFGKAFLVRTKADGNDPPCVVKMINLAKMSSKEKEAARKEVALLSKMEHPNIVTFIHSFQDRGSLCIVMEYCDGGDLMMKINMQRGVFFTEQQILAWFVQICLGLKHIHDKKILHRDIKSQNIFLSERGVKVKLGDFGIARMLTHTLELARTCVGTPHYLSPEICESRPYNNKTDIWSLGCVLYELCTLKHPFEGNSLSQLVSKICRGRFNPVPARYSYDLRMLVAQLFKVNPRDRPSVSSLLERPFLNKHAQEFRPNSNTSSTNTCKATSDNKTNCKAAVKKLPVKPEWRVCGLAYYPPHRAGHLPQPAAGDTTRDHHQKIGQYQQYFARLDALHRGDVYPPPALHPPLPPSEPCEDYVVPPVEPYQLVAAAREEYLQRRQEANQYKLRAEKQLGLRPSTAESCRPADGSEGHMDSREPQHTPAGKKQDQQVEYLRQLQLIRQQYHQEMKQMRLRAEAEAFVDQPPQQHNTFVLDKEAQPSTTQTEKQEQPVQDVEAALRKIREENRKQRRERKKEHKNQKGIMFEIRLDDAKDSSEEEDEETAEEERKLEVDLQNQTVHLQEGEDIKVEGWAKPRRGWSQGPPETLMEALVHIDVDSGATLELQPCQSNYFFCIESEEDGFSDI is encoded by the exons ATGGACGACTACGAGGTGGTGCGTCCGATCGGAGAGGGTGGTTTCGGAAAGGCCTTTCTCGTGCGAACCAAGGCTGACGGGAATGACCCACCGTGTGTGGTCAAAATGATTAACCTCGCAAAG ATGTCAAGCAAGGAGAAGGAAGCCGCGAGGAAGGAGGTAGCCCTTTTGTCCAAAATGGAACATCCCAACATTGTGACATTCATCCACTCCTTCCAag ACAGGGGCAGCCTGTGTATCGTTATGGAGTACTGCGACGGAGGCGATCTGATGATGAAGATCAACATGCAGAGAGGAGTCTTCTTCACTGAGCAGCAG ATCCTGGCCTGGTTTGTTCAGATCTGCCTGGGCCTCAAGCACATCCATGACAAAAAGATCCTGCATAGAGATATTAAAAGTCAG AACATTTTCCTGAGTGAGCGAGGTGTTAAAGTCAAGCTAGGTGACTTTGGCATCGCAAGGATGTTGACTCA CACTTTGGAGCTAGCCAGAACCTGTGTGGGGACCCCTCACTACCTCTCTCCGGAAATCTGCGAGAGTCGACCCTACAACAATAAAAC GGACATCTGGTCTCTGGGCTGCGTCCTCTATGAACTCTGCACTCTGAAACATCCA TTTGAGGGCAACAGTCTGAGTCAGCTGGTCAGTAAGATCTGCAGGGGGCGCTTTAACCCCGTGCCTGCACGTTACTCCTACGATCTTCGCATGCTCGTGGCGCAACTCTTCAAG GTGAATCCCCGCGACCGTCCCTCCGTCAGCTCTTTGCTGGAGCGTCCTTTCTTGAACAAACACGCTCAG GAGTTTCGTCCAAATAGCAACACATCGAGCACTAACACCTGCAAAGCAACATcag ACAACAAGACAAATTGCAAAGCGGCTGTGAAGAAACTTCCCGTCAAGCCAGAGTGGAGGGTCTGCGGCCTTGCTTATTACCCG CCCCACAGAGCAGGACACCTTCCTCAGCCTGCAGCAGGAGACACCACGCGGGATCACCACCAAAA GATTGGACAGTACCAGCAATATTTTGCCCGGTTGGATGCCCTCCACAGGGGGGACGTTTATCCTCCTCCagctcttcatcctcctcttcctcccagTGAGCCATGTGAAGACTACGTGGTCCCTCCGGTCGAACCTTACCAGCT TGTGGCCGCAGCTCGTGAAGAATACCTTCAAAGGAGACAGGAAGCCAACCAATACAAGCTGAGGGCAGAGAAACAGTTG GGTCTGCGACCCAGTACGGCGGAGAGCTGCAGACCGGCCGACGGATCGGAAGGCCACATGGACTCGCGTGAGCCGCAGCACACACCTGCTGGCAAGAAACAGGACCAACAGGTG gagTACTTGAGGCAGCTGCAGCTCATCCGACAACAATATCATCAGGAGATGAAACAGATGAGATTGAGAGCTGAGGCAgag GCATTTGTTGATCAGCcgccacaacaacacaacacgttTGTGCTGGACAAAGAAGCACAACCTTCCACTACACAAACCGAAAAACAAGAGCAACCAGTGCAG GACGTGGAAGCGGCTTTGAGGAAGATCAGGGAAGAGAACCGAAAACAAAGGAGGGAACGTAAGAAGGAACACAAGAACCAG AAGGGAATCATGTTTGAGATCCGTCTCGACGACGCAAAGGATTCCtcggaggaggaagacgaagaGACAgcagaggaggagagaaaattggaggtggACCTTCAGAATCAGACAGTTCATTTGCAGGAGGGCGAGGACATAAAGGTCGAGGGTTGGGCCAAGCCGAGGAGGGGATGGAGCCAGGGACCACCGGAGACGCTGATGGAGGCTCTGGTCCACATAGACGTGGACTCTGGTGCGACGCTGGAACTTCAACCATGTCAgtctaattattttttttgtatagaaAGTGAAGAAGATGGATTTAGTGACATCTGA